The following proteins come from a genomic window of Gynuella sunshinyii YC6258:
- the sufC gene encoding Fe-S cluster assembly ATPase SufC, protein MLSIKNLSARVEDKQILNGLNLEVKAGEVHAIMGPNGAGKSTLGYVLSGRDGYEVTEGTIELDGQSILDLEAEERARAGLFLAFQYPVEIPGVSNLEFLKASVDAHREARGQDPLDAVSFMKQAREKCKLVDLDQNFLKRGVNEGFSGGEKKRNELMQMMLLEPKLAILDETDSGLDIDALQVVADGVNSQRSPDRAFIVVTHYQRLLDFIVPDYVHVLAKGRIVKSGGKELALELEEKGYGWIEQEVS, encoded by the coding sequence ATGCTGTCCATCAAAAATCTGTCTGCTCGTGTTGAAGACAAGCAAATCCTTAACGGACTGAATCTGGAAGTGAAGGCCGGAGAGGTTCACGCAATCATGGGTCCCAATGGTGCCGGTAAGAGCACATTGGGTTATGTATTGTCCGGTCGTGACGGTTATGAGGTTACCGAAGGCACTATTGAGTTGGATGGACAGTCTATCCTGGACCTCGAAGCAGAAGAGCGCGCCCGTGCTGGCCTGTTTCTGGCGTTTCAATATCCGGTAGAGATTCCCGGCGTCAGTAATCTGGAGTTCCTTAAGGCGTCGGTTGATGCTCACCGCGAAGCTCGTGGTCAGGACCCTCTGGATGCCGTCTCATTTATGAAGCAGGCGAGAGAAAAGTGCAAGCTGGTTGATCTTGATCAGAATTTTCTGAAACGTGGTGTGAATGAAGGTTTTTCCGGCGGTGAAAAGAAACGTAATGAATTGATGCAGATGATGCTGCTGGAGCCCAAGCTGGCGATTCTGGATGAAACAGATTCCGGGCTGGATATCGATGCCCTGCAGGTGGTTGCCGATGGTGTCAATTCTCAGCGTTCCCCCGATCGTGCCTTTATCGTGGTAACCCATTATCAGCGCTTGTTGGATTTCATTGTTCCGGATTATGTGCATGTGCTGGCAAAGGGCCGTATCGTGAAGTCGGGTGGAAAAGAGCTGGCCCTTGAATTGGAAGAGAAGGGTTACGGCTGGATAGAACAAGAGGTGTCCTGA
- a CDS encoding cold-shock protein, whose product MNLKIFNIRLILSLIIALAAPFIFLAVAKLSMESTGLYEFIASLSGTSKVTMYAIGVIATAITILFGLYIDAALNDSEVIDDREEGVVKWFNVSKGFGFVTRENGDDVFVHFRSIRGRGHRSLQEGQRVKFGLVESSKGLQAEDVSVIRHQ is encoded by the coding sequence ATGAATTTAAAAATATTTAATATTCGTCTGATCCTGAGTTTAATTATCGCGCTAGCTGCCCCTTTTATTTTTCTTGCTGTGGCTAAGCTTAGTATGGAGAGTACAGGTTTATATGAGTTTATTGCCTCACTTTCCGGAACCAGCAAGGTTACCATGTATGCGATTGGAGTAATCGCTACTGCTATTACCATTTTATTCGGTTTATATATTGATGCCGCTCTTAATGATTCTGAGGTCATTGATGACCGTGAAGAAGGAGTGGTGAAATGGTTTAATGTCAGTAAGGGGTTTGGATTCGTCACTCGTGAAAATGGTGATGATGTATTTGTTCATTTTCGCTCTATTCGCGGACGTGGACATCGTTCTCTGCAGGAAGGCCAAAGAGTCAAGTTTGGTCTGGTGGAAAGTTCAAAAGGCCTTCAGGCTGAAGATGTCAGTGTTATCCGGCATCAGTAA
- the sufD gene encoding Fe-S cluster assembly protein SufD, with amino-acid sequence MSVIERTIELSEGINRLPWLDQHRQQARSVMATMVMPARKTEHWLNTPVTRVLNTLTEDNTYDRPESADIQSSYHINDLDADTLVFVDGEFRSELSDTVAIEGVHLTAFSNADEHQRVLIAEQLNSVFSQVQSPLNHIFAFQNSSLMKDGALLQVSKNVCLPRPLRVVHVSTQGSRADLPAHRLLCVLESGAQASLIEQFVTLGQGEAAFGSHLTEIVLADNAQLKHYRLSLETGAAVAIAGVHVSLQRSAVYDAFNIGLGGLCKRTDIHVTHLGEGAQCVLKGVYLPREKQHIDYHTCIEHAVPHCTTDEVFRGIMADESKAVFNGRIHIHPDAQKTLAELSNKNLLLSPKAEIYTKPELEIYADDVRCAHGATVSQIDDKALYYMQSRGISRKEAEVMLSFGFINELIEQIEIEALVNLLKPLLVGVFVKDSELKRHIL; translated from the coding sequence ATGTCTGTTATTGAAAGGACCATTGAGTTAAGTGAAGGCATCAACCGACTGCCCTGGTTGGATCAGCATCGTCAGCAGGCTAGATCGGTCATGGCAACGATGGTCATGCCGGCGCGTAAAACCGAGCACTGGCTGAACACACCGGTTACACGGGTACTGAACACACTGACAGAAGACAATACCTACGACCGACCGGAATCTGCTGATATCCAATCAAGTTATCATATAAATGATCTTGACGCGGATACGCTGGTATTTGTGGATGGGGAGTTTCGTTCAGAACTGTCGGATACTGTAGCAATTGAAGGTGTACATCTAACGGCTTTCAGCAACGCAGATGAGCATCAGCGCGTATTGATTGCAGAGCAGCTGAACAGTGTTTTTTCTCAGGTACAGAGCCCGCTCAACCATATCTTCGCCTTTCAGAACAGCAGTTTGATGAAGGATGGTGCGTTGTTGCAGGTCAGTAAAAATGTTTGTTTGCCGCGGCCATTAAGAGTAGTGCATGTATCCACACAAGGCAGTCGTGCAGACCTGCCGGCTCACCGTTTATTGTGTGTGCTGGAGTCCGGTGCGCAAGCCAGTCTGATTGAGCAGTTTGTGACCCTCGGTCAGGGAGAGGCAGCATTTGGTAGTCATCTGACTGAGATCGTGCTGGCCGATAATGCCCAGTTAAAACATTACCGTCTGAGTCTGGAAACCGGCGCGGCGGTAGCGATTGCCGGAGTTCATGTCTCGTTACAGCGTTCAGCGGTTTATGATGCTTTTAATATCGGCCTTGGTGGTTTATGCAAGCGGACGGACATTCATGTGACCCACCTTGGTGAAGGTGCACAGTGCGTGTTGAAAGGCGTTTACCTGCCGCGTGAAAAACAACATATCGATTACCATACCTGTATTGAGCACGCTGTTCCGCACTGCACAACCGACGAAGTCTTTCGCGGTATCATGGCGGACGAGTCGAAGGCAGTATTCAATGGCCGGATTCACATTCATCCCGATGCACAAAAGACCCTGGCCGAGCTAAGCAACAAAAATCTGTTGTTGAGTCCCAAGGCTGAAATCTATACCAAGCCGGAACTGGAAATTTATGCTGATGATGTGCGCTGTGCCCACGGTGCCACGGTCAGTCAGATCGATGACAAGGCTTTGTACTATATGCAAAGCCGTGGAATTTCCCGCAAAGAAGCTGAAGTCATGTTGAGCTTTGGTTTCATCAATGAGCTGATCGAACAGATTGAGATAGAAGCCCTGGTAAATTTGCTTAAACCACTGTTGGTGGGCGTATTTGTTAAAGACAGTGAACTGAAAAGGCACATACTATGA
- a CDS encoding putative RNA methyltransferase: MDKTQPVLKCPVCSQPLDNTDFGLACAAPHTFDRAKQGYVNLLMSNHKRSRSPGDDKEMVTARTRFLDLQRYQPLIEAVIHCADKFWPDVQSWVDLGCGEGWYTQRLNEHLDFAKAFGLDISKHAVMAACKRSRQIDWYVASSARTPFMDQSMDAALILFAQLEPQELIRILKPEGSLIIAGAGSDHLLPLRELLYEQVNFNHFDPSTQLAPQFELAYDKEIKFEWIPENDQELYDLLAMTPHNWRVKPEKKEAITELTGKLMTGHFRVQVWELVSSAG; the protein is encoded by the coding sequence ATGGATAAAACACAACCCGTTTTAAAATGCCCGGTCTGCTCACAACCACTGGACAACACTGATTTCGGACTGGCGTGTGCCGCCCCTCATACTTTTGACAGAGCCAAGCAAGGCTACGTCAATCTGTTGATGTCCAACCACAAGCGTTCCCGCTCACCGGGTGATGACAAGGAAATGGTTACCGCCAGAACACGATTTCTGGATCTTCAACGCTATCAACCTTTAATTGAAGCTGTCATTCACTGTGCCGATAAATTCTGGCCCGACGTTCAAAGCTGGGTCGACCTTGGCTGTGGAGAAGGCTGGTACACACAGCGATTGAATGAACACCTTGATTTCGCCAAAGCATTTGGACTCGATATTTCCAAACATGCGGTGATGGCTGCTTGTAAACGCAGCAGGCAAATCGACTGGTATGTCGCCAGTAGCGCCCGAACCCCCTTTATGGATCAGTCCATGGATGCCGCACTGATTTTGTTTGCACAACTCGAACCTCAGGAACTGATACGAATACTAAAACCGGAAGGCAGTCTGATAATCGCCGGAGCGGGTTCTGATCATTTGCTTCCACTTAGAGAACTGTTGTACGAACAGGTCAATTTCAACCATTTTGATCCATCCACGCAGTTAGCTCCGCAATTCGAACTTGCCTACGACAAGGAAATTAAGTTTGAGTGGATACCCGAAAATGATCAGGAACTGTATGACCTGCTGGCCATGACTCCCCACAACTGGCGGGTGAAACCGGAAAAAAAAGAAGCGATTACAGAATTAACGGGTAAATTGATGACCGGGCACTTTCGGGTACAGGTATGGGAACTCGTCTCCAGCGCTGGCTAG
- a CDS encoding CBS domain-containing protein — translation MTIKSISASEYLTKSPVTLSEETDLFEAIHVLLEKKLTGLTIVNANNEVVGVLSELDCLKAILDGSYYGEVGGKVRQFMTQQVQTLENVDKMDVLEVARIMIDGKRRRIPVVENGQFKGQVSCRSILQAVKDFVGTHDASENCIYE, via the coding sequence ATGACAATTAAATCTATCAGTGCCAGTGAATATCTCACCAAAAGCCCCGTGACCCTGTCTGAAGAAACAGACCTGTTTGAAGCCATACATGTGCTGCTTGAAAAAAAATTAACTGGTTTAACCATTGTGAACGCCAATAATGAAGTGGTGGGAGTATTGTCTGAGCTGGATTGTCTGAAGGCAATTCTCGATGGTAGTTATTATGGTGAAGTGGGTGGAAAGGTCCGACAGTTCATGACCCAACAAGTACAGACTTTGGAAAATGTCGACAAAATGGATGTGCTTGAAGTGGCCAGAATCATGATAGATGGTAAACGCCGTCGTATACCGGTGGTTGAAAATGGCCAATTCAAGGGGCAGGTCAGTTGTCGGAGTATTCTTCAGGCGGTCAAGGACTTTGTCGGTACTCACGATGCCTCAGAAAACTGTATTTATGAGTAG
- the sufT gene encoding putative Fe-S cluster assembly protein SufT, producing the protein MERKMVATLRDVPARIVPAGTPITIPEGSFITITQSLGGNYTVTVNGNMARIDGTDTDALGFEKQELVFTGNDGEDIQEAQVWQALETIFDPEIPVNVVSLGLIYSVVVDQQNKTVDIKMTLTAPGCGMGPVLVGDIEYRVAKVPNVKTVNVDLVFDPAWHRDMMSDEAKLETGMFY; encoded by the coding sequence TTGGAACGAAAAATGGTTGCAACCCTGCGTGATGTACCCGCCCGGATTGTTCCGGCAGGTACGCCGATTACCATTCCGGAAGGTAGCTTTATCACCATTACCCAATCTCTGGGTGGTAATTACACCGTGACCGTTAATGGGAATATGGCTCGCATTGATGGTACAGATACGGATGCACTTGGATTTGAAAAGCAGGAGCTGGTCTTTACCGGAAATGACGGTGAGGATATACAGGAAGCTCAGGTCTGGCAGGCTCTGGAAACAATTTTCGATCCTGAAATTCCTGTCAATGTTGTCAGTCTTGGATTGATTTACAGTGTCGTGGTTGATCAGCAAAACAAGACTGTTGATATCAAAATGACCTTAACCGCACCTGGCTGTGGTATGGGGCCGGTGTTGGTTGGAGATATTGAATACCGGGTTGCGAAAGTGCCGAATGTTAAAACCGTCAATGTGGACCTGGTCTTCGATCCTGCGTGGCATCGGGATATGATGTCTGATGAAGCGAAACTGGAAACCGGCATGTTTTATTGA
- the sufB gene encoding Fe-S cluster assembly protein SufB → MSEQIDRYLGKEYKAGFITSVESDTLPPGLNEDVIRFISAQKGEPEWLLEWRLNAFAAWQQMELPEWAHVSYPKVDFQSVSYYSAPKSLKDKPKSLDEIDPELLATYEKLGIPLHEQAALAGVAVDAVFDSVSVTTTFRAKLEEAGVIFMPISEAVHKHPELVKQYLGSVVPQKDNFYAALNCAVFSDGSFVYIPKGVRCPMELSTYFRINEAKTGQFERTLIIADEGSYVSYLEGCTAPMRDENQLHAAVVELVALDNAEIKYSTVQNWYPGNEEGKGGIYNFVTKRGIAHTNAKISWTQVETGSAVTWKYPSCILKGDNSVGEFYSVALTNNYQQADTGTKMIHLGKNTRSTIISKGISAGKSQNAYRGLVRMNPGAEGARNYTQCDSLLIGDRCGAHTFPYIESKNPSAVVEHEATTSKVSDDQLFLCRQRGIDVEKAVSMIVNGFCKEVFKELPMEFAVEAGKLLEVSLEGSVG, encoded by the coding sequence ATGTCTGAACAAATTGATCGTTATTTGGGTAAGGAATACAAAGCCGGATTCATTACCAGTGTTGAGTCCGACACTTTGCCGCCTGGGTTGAACGAAGACGTTATTCGTTTTATTTCCGCCCAAAAAGGCGAGCCGGAATGGTTGTTGGAATGGCGTCTGAACGCGTTTGCAGCCTGGCAGCAAATGGAACTGCCAGAGTGGGCACACGTATCTTATCCCAAAGTGGATTTTCAAAGTGTCTCCTATTATTCGGCTCCCAAAAGTCTGAAAGACAAACCCAAAAGTCTGGATGAAATTGATCCTGAATTATTGGCTACCTATGAAAAACTGGGTATTCCCTTGCATGAACAGGCTGCTCTGGCAGGGGTGGCGGTTGATGCGGTATTCGACTCTGTATCCGTAACCACTACCTTCCGGGCGAAGCTGGAAGAGGCCGGTGTGATCTTTATGCCCATCAGTGAGGCGGTGCATAAACACCCTGAGCTGGTCAAACAATATCTGGGCTCGGTGGTGCCGCAAAAAGACAATTTTTATGCGGCTCTCAACTGTGCGGTATTCAGTGATGGCTCGTTTGTGTATATCCCCAAAGGGGTTCGTTGTCCGATGGAGCTAAGCACTTATTTTCGTATTAACGAAGCCAAAACGGGCCAGTTCGAGCGTACCCTGATCATTGCCGATGAAGGTAGTTATGTCAGCTACCTGGAAGGTTGTACCGCTCCAATGCGTGATGAAAACCAACTGCATGCCGCGGTTGTGGAACTGGTGGCTCTGGATAACGCTGAGATCAAATATTCAACCGTACAGAACTGGTATCCCGGCAACGAAGAAGGCAAGGGTGGTATCTATAACTTTGTGACCAAGCGTGGTATCGCTCATACCAATGCCAAGATATCCTGGACTCAGGTCGAGACTGGATCTGCTGTGACCTGGAAATATCCCAGCTGTATATTGAAAGGTGACAACAGTGTCGGTGAGTTTTACTCAGTGGCGCTGACCAACAATTATCAGCAGGCCGATACCGGCACCAAGATGATTCACCTCGGCAAGAACACCCGTTCCACTATTATTTCCAAGGGGATTTCGGCCGGTAAAAGCCAGAATGCCTATCGTGGGCTGGTACGTATGAACCCCGGAGCCGAGGGAGCCCGAAATTACACTCAGTGTGATTCACTGTTGATCGGTGATCGTTGTGGTGCTCATACCTTCCCATATATTGAGAGTAAAAACCCCAGCGCAGTGGTCGAGCACGAAGCGACAACCTCAAAAGTCAGTGATGATCAGCTGTTTCTGTGTCGTCAACGTGGCATTGATGTTGAGAAAGCCGTGTCCATGATCGTTAATGGATTCTGCAAAGAAGTGTTCAAAGAGTTGCCCATGGAGTTTGCGGTAGAGGCCGGCAAACTTCTGGAAGTCAGTCTCGAAGGCTCTGTTGGTTAG
- a CDS encoding HesB/IscA family protein, translating into MSVESYIPGKDTISVTQAAQRHFMKQLAGQHARAVRISVKESGCTGYVYVMDLVNEPGSEDMVLELEQGLKIFVDSKALPVIRGTEIDFGLDGVNQVVKFNNPNAKDFCGCGESFSIN; encoded by the coding sequence ATGAGTGTCGAATCATATATTCCTGGCAAAGATACTATATCCGTGACTCAGGCGGCGCAGCGGCATTTTATGAAGCAGCTGGCCGGCCAGCACGCACGGGCGGTAAGGATTAGCGTAAAAGAGAGCGGCTGTACCGGTTACGTATATGTCATGGACCTGGTGAATGAGCCAGGCAGCGAAGACATGGTGTTGGAGCTGGAACAGGGATTAAAGATTTTTGTCGATTCAAAAGCATTGCCGGTTATTCGCGGTACTGAGATTGATTTTGGGTTGGATGGCGTGAATCAGGTGGTTAAATTTAACAACCCCAATGCCAAGGATTTTTGTGGTTGTGGTGAAAGTTTCAGTATTAACTAA
- a CDS encoding SufE family protein — translation MNPFGTEITTDDIVETLSFFDSWEERYKYIIDLGKQIPTLPDELKTEDRLVKGCQSQVWIESQKQDGRLFFDADSDAHIVKGLLGVVLAAFNGKTPEQVLVFDIEKYFSDLDLLRHLSPTRGNGLRAMVKRIQAFAAA, via the coding sequence ATGAACCCATTTGGAACTGAAATTACCACTGATGATATCGTCGAAACTCTGAGTTTTTTTGATAGCTGGGAGGAGCGTTATAAATACATCATTGATCTTGGTAAACAGATTCCTACGCTACCTGATGAGCTCAAAACTGAAGACCGTCTGGTCAAGGGATGTCAAAGTCAGGTGTGGATCGAAAGTCAGAAGCAGGATGGCAGACTTTTCTTTGATGCGGACAGCGATGCGCATATTGTAAAAGGGCTGCTGGGTGTGGTTTTGGCTGCGTTTAATGGCAAGACGCCCGAGCAGGTGCTGGTGTTTGATATTGAGAAATATTTTTCTGATCTTGATTTGCTCAGACATCTGAGCCCCACCCGTGGAAACGGACTACGTGCCATGGTCAAGCGTATCCAGGCATTTGCAGCTGCCTGA
- a CDS encoding aminotransferase class V-fold PLP-dependent enzyme, which yields MTRKRMFNVDEVRADFPILEQQVNGQPLVYLDNAATTQKPNQVIDALSDYYRCDNANVHRGAHTLSDRSTHKFEAAREKVRDFIRAAHSHEIIWTKGTTESINLVAYCYGSMVLEEGDTVLVSAMEHHSNIVPWQLVAARKNAQVLPIPVSDKGEMAIETLETMLQQHSVKMVAIAHVSNALGTINPIREVIDLAHRHGAKVLVDGAQGISHWPVDVQKLDVDFYAFSGHKMFAPTGIGVLYGKEELLNAMPPFLGGGEMIETVSFAGTTFNQLPFKFEAGTPNIADVIGLGAAIDYLEQFDRQQLIDHELDILNYAFKRAEECQGINVVGQAQHRAGVLSFNLQGAHPSDVGMLLDQQGVAVRTGHHCAQPIMAQLGIPGTVRASFSIYNHRQDIDRLFAALEKVKQFL from the coding sequence ATGACCCGGAAACGCATGTTTAATGTTGACGAGGTTCGCGCCGATTTCCCGATTCTGGAACAACAGGTCAACGGCCAGCCACTGGTGTATCTCGATAATGCCGCTACCACGCAGAAACCGAACCAGGTCATTGATGCTCTGAGTGATTACTATCGCTGTGATAATGCCAATGTCCATCGTGGCGCGCATACTCTGAGTGATCGGTCGACCCACAAGTTTGAAGCCGCACGTGAAAAAGTCCGGGATTTTATCCGTGCTGCTCACAGCCACGAGATTATCTGGACCAAAGGTACAACTGAGTCCATCAATCTGGTGGCATACTGTTACGGCTCCATGGTGTTGGAGGAAGGTGATACGGTTCTGGTCAGCGCCATGGAACATCACTCCAATATCGTACCCTGGCAACTGGTTGCGGCCCGTAAAAACGCCCAGGTGCTGCCAATACCGGTCTCCGATAAAGGAGAGATGGCAATTGAAACGCTTGAAACCATGTTGCAGCAACATTCCGTTAAGATGGTAGCTATTGCCCATGTCTCTAATGCACTAGGGACAATCAATCCGATCCGTGAGGTTATTGATCTGGCCCATCGTCATGGTGCCAAAGTTTTGGTGGATGGTGCTCAGGGAATCAGTCACTGGCCGGTGGATGTGCAGAAGCTTGATGTCGATTTCTATGCCTTTTCCGGTCATAAGATGTTTGCACCGACTGGTATCGGCGTGCTTTACGGTAAAGAGGAACTGTTAAATGCCATGCCGCCATTTCTGGGTGGTGGTGAAATGATTGAAACAGTCAGCTTCGCTGGTACGACTTTTAATCAGTTGCCCTTTAAGTTTGAGGCAGGTACCCCCAATATTGCCGATGTGATTGGTTTGGGTGCGGCGATTGACTATCTTGAACAGTTTGATCGGCAGCAGCTGATTGATCATGAGCTTGATATTCTGAACTATGCTTTTAAGCGGGCGGAAGAGTGTCAGGGAATCAATGTGGTTGGGCAGGCACAGCATCGCGCGGGAGTGCTGAGTTTCAATCTCCAGGGTGCTCATCCATCGGATGTTGGCATGCTACTGGATCAACAGGGTGTGGCGGTTAGAACAGGACATCATTGTGCGCAACCGATCATGGCACAGCTGGGTATTCCTGGAACAGTGCGGGCGTCGTTCAGTATTTATAACCATCGTCAGGATATCGATCGGTTGTTTGCTGCTCTGGAAAAAGTAAAGCAGTTTTTATAG
- a CDS encoding SlyX family protein produces the protein MEESLNNRLEELEVKIAFQEQMIETLNETVISQAEEIKYLKSAVTLLSKKFKQLDLDNNIETESTPPPHY, from the coding sequence GTGGAAGAAAGCCTGAATAACCGACTGGAAGAGCTGGAAGTAAAAATCGCATTCCAGGAACAAATGATAGAAACGCTTAATGAAACCGTTATCAGTCAGGCGGAAGAGATCAAATATTTGAAATCCGCAGTCACACTATTGTCCAAAAAATTCAAACAGCTGGATCTGGATAACAACATTGAAACCGAAAGTACGCCGCCTCCTCATTATTAA